The segment GGCTTTTTGGCGCTTTGCTTTGGGAAGCCGTTAGAGTTCTCATGCCGCCTATCTTATCTTCTTTTACTTAACCACTTTGCCTTTGCTTCtttgctttttcttttgtttttctctttaTTTCCCTCTCCGTTCGTTTCATTTAATCTTTCCCTTATTCTCTGCGAATCCAATCTTTTGTCTCACATTCAAACTAGACTTCAAATTTTGCTTCTTTATTCTTCATTCTAAAGAATAAAGTTGAGATCTTTATATACCAGCCCGCTTCCTGGTTAAAACCCCCTTTTTTCGTTATATTGGTCTTGTTTAACATAGCGAGTTTTAGGGGTTTCCGGGTTGCAGGATGGGGGGCGAAAGAATGGCGAAAAGATCATCTTTAGGGAGCTTAATGAGGAAGAGATTGTCTGATATCACCAATACACAGTCACAGCCAAAGCCTTCAAACCAAGAGGAAAAGCCTCAACAAATTCCCCCTGCTGCTGAAGACTACATTAATCAGTTAATTAAGGTATTTTCTTATCCGGGTCTTGTTTActtttttatcttctttttaCTCATTGTGTAACGTTCGTTTAACTTTGGGttactcttttcctttttctttaatggAGTTATTTACATTTGAACCAGGAAAAGATGACACTGATTGAAGTCGTTGAGGAGAGAAAGTATCCTTTTTTATGTTCTACCAAGTCCTAAAGTTTTTTTCCCCAGTTTTCTGACATTAAATGAATGGTAGAAAACTTTtgttttccttcattttaatttaacAGTAAGATTATTGAGCTAAGTGGAACTGAGTTGCAGAATCTGAGAACTAGTTTGCAAAAATTACAGCTACAGAATTGGAACCTTGCTCAATCCAATAGTCAAATATTAGCGGTCTGTTGCCTCTCTTGATTTTTCCAAGTCTGATTTCATTTATCAAGTGTTTAGTCGCTATATTATTAATATTGATTTCCTTTTTCTGGTTTTTCAGGAGCTTAATTTAGGGAGAGATCGGGTAcattttttgggaaaaaaaactGCTTTATGACTTGCAGGAGTATTGAACCTATTCATTTCAATCTGGATAATTGGGTTTCAATCTTTTTCAGGTGAAAGCCCTACAACATGAGCTTGTATGCAAGGATGCTTTACTCAAAGCTAAGAACCTGGAAAGAAAGGTGAAATTTATTCTTGCTACTATTTGTTAGAATTTGAGCCATTTTAGGCTCTAAAGAAATTTACCCTTTTGTGAGAGCAGGGGAAAGCGGATATCAACGATCAAAATACTGACCACGCAGCTGAGGACGATGACAAGGCTTGTACCCGCAACAGAAGGCGTAATGCTAGAAGTCAATGTAATCTTTTAGCATTCTTAGATGATCGATCGGCTTGAAATTTTCCAATGCTtgcatttttaattttaatctaaaaTCTGTTGGATTGTAGCTATGGGCCCTTCAACCACAAGCAGAAGAAGTGGAGATAAAGAGAAGGCTGAAAATAAAAGGTCAGCTAATAGTATTCACATGATGGATTAGGTTCCTACTTCAAACATAAAAAACCAAGTTTTGCTTAATCAATCTCATTTTCTACTTCATACGATGTAGGCGTTGTTTGAGACGGCGAACTGCTAGGTTTAAATCCCAAGAGGCAGAGAATCTATTTGAGATTGATGACCTCGACTATGTGGGCGCTCAACCTGATACTCCGATGCATGAATTGGCAGCTTCATCTCTTAGCATGGAAGAAGCTTGTAGTAACCCAAGAGCTGAAAGCAGAAGTTCGATCGCTGCAAGGCCATTACCATTACGCAAAGCAGTCGAGAAAGTGCAGTCATACAAGGAAGTTCCACTTAATATCAAAATGCGGAGAAATGAGTGAACATCAACAACCAACCGCTTCATTCTTCTAATTTAATACTTGTAACCTATGTAGTGTTATTTGTGGAACTTAATTCTGTCGTAATCTATCTATCCCTACATGCTGTTGTTTATTCCAAACATCTAGTTGACTGCAGGATTGTAAAAGAAACAAAATGTGGTATTTTGAAGCGATCCAACAATCCTTTTTCACTCCATTTGGGATTTGTTTGTGTTTTTCCATTTTTGGATTTGATTAGCCCAGTTAGAAATCTAGGCCTTCGCATTCCCTATTCTCCATTGGGCTTCTGTTCAAATGCTGCTCGCTCCAATCAATTTCATTTTCTATATCAGATCAAGTTCAAATGAAATTTGGTTttacttcaatctttattctttaataTGTTGAAATTTTTTTAGCAAGTAAAAATATTGGCAAGTGATCTATATAGATATAgtgaaatattaaaaaataaatattttaaaaatatatataacaatattttaaaagtgtttatggaataaaaaaatataagtaaTGATTATTTTAGTTATCggtggttttatttatttattaagtgCAAGTAATTTTGGTGGGAgtgtataatttatttttataatagtgaaattttagaataaaaataatttagcttctttataaattatataaaatattaaaatggcaTTATTAATTGATGATGTTTTATAAAATTAACTTtcaattatatcaaattaatcaATACTGTTATACATGAGACAGAcacaatataaaatattaaacacaaatgtaataatatagtATATATTTGTTGTACTACTTTATATTAAATTCGTGACcatatcatttttaaaaatatattataagcaGAAAATTAGTGGGTAGTTACCAAATTTGTAATTGTGTATGGCATGTGAGCTCTTAGTCTTAGACCATCGAATTCTTCATTACATCACAAACTAATACTTGATACGACATTATAGAATAATAACAAAACCGTGTGGGACCAacacctttctttttttttcttttttttttaatatgaaaAAAGTAAATATTTTCTATTCTATTTAAACGTATGATGGATCCCAATTTTGTTGATGGAACACAGCCCCATGTTACCATTCAATATAACCGTGGAAATTAAACATAGATTAATGGAAAATATGTCCATTAAGAAGATCTTAATAGATATTTtaacaataataaataaaagtaacatattcaATATAACCGTGGAAATTAAACATAGATTAATGGAAAAATATGTCCATTAAGAAGATTTTAATAGATATTTtaacaataataaataaaagtaacaTACCACGTGGCAGATTCCCATTTCTTATGATTTTATTAAGCCTACTTTGAAATGACATTCAGGTAAGGGGACAAAATGGGCCGTCGTTTTATTTAGACTTTTGAGACCCAAAACGCGTTACTTTACCCGACCGTTCggacttgttttaatatttaaaaacaatgaaataaaatatgagaaaatatttaatatgttgTGAATAGAATTTTAAGAAAGTGTCCAATAACACATGGAATAATATTTGATACGGtgtaatttttagattttataagcAGTTAAAGATATTTTATagagtatagtaaaatatttaaaaaaaatagatgaTAATTTTATAAGGTTATttgtgaaataaaatatttaaaataataaaaatatttggtaaactaccaataaaatttttaaaattcacaaaCAGGATTAGAAATTTACAAGTGCCTTATAaagatataaaatatataaaaagataaTTAAAAAACGCATGAAATCTTTTTAAAACTacttaagaataaaataaagtacGTGATTAATGTATCAAATATTAACTCTAAAAATAAATGTATATAAAAcacattataattttttaaaatttacttgtgaaattaaaaattatactattaatttaaataaatcttTTATTTGTGCAACTTCTCTTGTTTTGGaaatttgatatatttaataCTTTACATGACTTAATTTTCACTTGTTATTTTTTGATAATACTGAATCAACTAGTATAAGTGGAATCTAGCTTTTTTTATAAGGGAGGAggttatttagatttaattttttaatattaatctcattatagattgttattatatctattatttttcaTATAAGAAGTAGAATGAATTATCAATAGCCTCTACCTAATCCTTAAATAGGAGGATGATGTGTTTCAACACACTCGAACCCACATCCTACATTAGTAACAATATCAATGCTAATCAAGCTAAGACTCAATCATAGGTTTAAATCTCTAATTTGGTTTCAATTGATTTCGATAAAGAATTCAAGAGAATAACAGAATATGAAGTAGTATATAGT is part of the Gossypium arboreum isolate Shixiya-1 chromosome 5, ASM2569848v2, whole genome shotgun sequence genome and harbors:
- the LOC108485452 gene encoding shugoshin-1 — protein: MGGERMAKRSSLGSLMRKRLSDITNTQSQPKPSNQEEKPQQIPPAAEDYINQLIKEKMTLIEVVEERNKIIELSGTELQNLRTSLQKLQLQNWNLAQSNSQILAELNLGRDRVKALQHELVCKDALLKAKNLERKGKADINDQNTDHAAEDDDKACTRNRRRNARSQSMGPSTTSRRSGDKEKAENKRRCLRRRTARFKSQEAENLFEIDDLDYVGAQPDTPMHELAASSLSMEEACSNPRAESRSSIAARPLPLRKAVEKVQSYKEVPLNIKMRRNE